From Bradyrhizobium sp. NDS-1, the proteins below share one genomic window:
- a CDS encoding TetR family transcriptional regulator, producing the protein MNEAVVLTPERILEVTEDVLRRFGLAKATVVDVARALDVSHGSVYRHFPSKASLREAVAKRWLDRIDAPLRAIVEEQGPAPARLDRWLRTLFAAKRSRVLDDPEMFDTYLTLAREACAAVKCHKDTMIDQIGSILVDGVKQGVFAVDDVKTTARAIFDATVRFHHPAHADEWRDADLSARVDATLALLLRGLKAG; encoded by the coding sequence ATGAATGAAGCTGTTGTCTTGACGCCGGAGCGGATCCTCGAAGTCACCGAGGACGTGCTCAGGCGCTTTGGACTTGCCAAGGCCACCGTGGTCGACGTTGCCCGTGCGCTCGATGTGAGCCACGGCAGCGTCTACCGCCATTTTCCCAGCAAGGCCTCGCTGCGCGAGGCCGTTGCCAAACGCTGGCTCGACCGCATCGACGCGCCGTTGCGCGCGATCGTCGAGGAGCAGGGGCCTGCGCCGGCCAGGCTCGATCGCTGGTTGCGCACGCTGTTCGCTGCCAAGCGTTCGCGTGTCCTCGACGATCCCGAGATGTTCGACACCTATCTGACGCTGGCGCGCGAGGCCTGCGCCGCCGTCAAATGTCACAAGGACACCATGATCGACCAGATCGGGTCCATCCTGGTCGATGGCGTGAAGCAGGGCGTGTTCGCCGTGGACGACGTCAAGACCACCGCGCGTGCCATCTTCGATGCTACCGTCCGTTTCCACCATCCGGCTCATGCCGACGAGTGGAGGGACGCCGATCTCTCCGCGCGCGTGGACGCGACACTGGCG